The Rahnella aceris genome contains the following window.
CAAGCCATTCTGCTCATCAGACGGGTGGAAAAAATCGGAATAAATCAGAAGACTGGCTAATCTGACAGAGGTATCAGCAGAAGTCGGGATGTGAATCGCGGGGAAAATACGAATACGGAGGGGAAACCGTTCCCCTCGTCTGGCGTTAAACGGAGATCTTCCTGACGGTTTGCCCCGATACGGTTTCCTGCCCGTTCGGTCCGTAGAATTTCTGCGTCTGACTGGCGTTAAGGATCGCCAGCGCCTCGGTGTTATAGGCGATTTGTTTGCCCAGTAACATGCCGTTGTGACGATTTATCTGACTCAGCCTGGCGGTCATTTGCACAATATCTTGCCACATCGCGGCGATTTCCGGCTGACTCTGCCCTTGTGGATCTGAGTAGGGTGCGGTTTGTCTGAGGCGTTCGTCATGCTGACGACGCTGTTTATCAAGATAGTCTACCGTGGCTAACAATGAACTTTTCTGCTCGGTTATATGCTGCAAGGCTGCACCATTTACGCGGCCAGAGCACAGTATCGTTTGTTCGTGATTAATCACCTGATCCAGCGCTTGCAACGTTTCAACCAAGGTAGTCATGGTCTTGATAAAGTTCTTCATCGGGCCTTATTACCTTCCAACTTTTTGTCTTCACACTGAGGTCTTCAGCTTAAAGACCTTTGAGATAATCCTGCGTGTCCTGTAACAAAGCATCAGCGATTTTGCCGGTATCCATCGTCAGTTTACCGTCGCGGATAGCTTGTTTCAGTTCTTCGACACGTGCCGTGTTAATGTCCTGCGCACTTGACTGAGTCAGAGATGCCTGTGCTGAACTCAGGGTCACCGCCGTACCGCTGGTGGTGGTGCCAGAAACAGTGCCTTCTTTACGCGTGTTCTGTACTGAAGCTTCAGACGGTTCGCGTTGCTGGATCGAGGTTAAAGGTGAAACACCTTGAGTACGATCGATAGCCATAAATTTCTTCTCCAGTATGGGGATCAGGGTTTTGAACATCTCATGAAAACCCTTAAAAATGCCGTCGCGGACGACTCTGATACGTGTGTTATCGACATGTGGCGAAATAACTTTAGCTTTTATTGCAGCTTTTTGCAGAACAACGGCTGCACTTTAGGATTATATCGTCACTGTCACAGACCCATCTGAGCCTACTGTTCCGTTCACAATTGCACCTGACGGCATTCTGATCCGCACTGATTCATTCGCTGCAGCATTGTTCATCGCCTTACCGGCACTCGATACATTAAACCCACTGCCTGTTGCCTGAACCTGAACTTCCTGCCCCGCATGCACCATCCACGGACGGCGCAGCATGGATAAGGTTAACGGCTGGCCGATG
Protein-coding sequences here:
- the flgM gene encoding flagellar biosynthesis anti-sigma factor FlgM — protein: MAIDRTQGVSPLTSIQQREPSEASVQNTRKEGTVSGTTTSGTAVTLSSAQASLTQSSAQDINTARVEELKQAIRDGKLTMDTGKIADALLQDTQDYLKGL
- a CDS encoding flagella synthesis protein FlgN, whose amino-acid sequence is MKNFIKTMTTLVETLQALDQVINHEQTILCSGRVNGAALQHITEQKSSLLATVDYLDKQRRQHDERLRQTAPYSDPQGQSQPEIAAMWQDIVQMTARLSQINRHNGMLLGKQIAYNTEALAILNASQTQKFYGPNGQETVSGQTVRKISV